GATCGAAAGCGAACTCTTCGGCCACGAGCCGGGCGCCTTCACCGGCGCGCAGAAAAAGCGCATCGGCCGCATCGAGCATTCGAGCGGGGGTACGCTTTTCCTCGACGAGATCGAAAGCATGCCGCCGGCCATCCAGGTGCAGATGTTGCGCGTGCTGGAAATGCGAGAGGTGTCGCCGCTCGGAACCAACGAAGTCCGCCCGGTCGATCTGCGTGTCGTGGCGGCGGCAAAGGTCGATCTCAGCGACCCGGGTCAGCGCGGCGATTTTCGCGAAGACCTCTATTATCGTCTCAATGTCGTCACGCTTTCCATTCCGCCGCTGCGGGAACGGCGCGACGACATACCCCTGCTCTTCGGTTATTTCGCCGAACGCGCCGCCAGCCGCTTCAAGCGCGAGATGCCGGCCATTACGACCACCGTGCGCCGCCATCTACAGCAGCACGACTGGCCGGGCAATGTTCGCGAACTCTCGCATTTTGCCGAACGCTTCGTGCTTGGGCTTGAGGCGACCGTCCTGCCGAAATCCGTCGACGCGCCGATGGTCGAGGCAGGGCTTTCATTGCCTGCCCGCGTCGAGCGCTACGAGGCAGAACTCATCCGCGAGACCCTGCAGCAAAACAACGGTGACGTGCGCAAGACGATAGAGGCGCTGGGTATTCCGAGGAAGACTTTCTACGACAAGCTTCAGCGCCACGGCATCGTCAGGGGCGATTTCGCCGACCTCTAGGCGCTTGCAAGTCTTACGGCAGGCATGGAAGCATGTCGTGCCGCAATCTCCGCCGTCCGATCGAGCACCAGCATGGCCTGATCGATAACGCTTGCAAGCGCCTCCGCGCTCTCACAAGCCCGCACGACCAAGGGCGCGCTCAGGCAAATGCGAAGGGCGCTGGCCGGCATCTCGCCGAAATCGGCGCAGCGAACGGGCTGGCCAATGCGCACGGCGGCGAACCCATCTTCCTCGATGGCTAGCTCCTTGTAGACCGCCGCGGTCTCGGCCGCGTTTAAGACATCTGCATTGCCCGCGTCGCGCAGATAGAACGAAAAGATCGAAGGGATTTCATCCCAGTGGCGGACCGATGGCACGCCCCATAGGCAGCGCCGATCAAGGGGACGGCTTTCTAGCAGCGCAAAGGCAGGGTCGTTGGCAAGCCTGGCGGTCATTGCTTCGGCGAAGGTAGAGAGAACGGCAATGACCTGCTCTTCCGGAAGAGCGACGAAGGATTGGAGCTCGAACAAAGCCGCCTTCCAGCGCAGCAGCAGGCCGAAATTGGCGCGCTCGGATAGCGTTTCACGCGCAGCCCAACCCTTTGGCCATTCGGCCTTGCCGCAATAGTCGGCC
Above is a window of Rhizobium sp. CCGE531 DNA encoding:
- a CDS encoding sigma-54 dependent transcriptional regulator; this translates as MNDHSPVFLIDDDKDLLRATKQTLELAGFIVSAFPAAIEALNALDAGFAGVVVSDIRMPQMDGQQLFARIKGLDADLPVILMTGHGDIPMAVQAIQDGAYDFIAKPFATDRLVQSVRRAAEKRRLVLENRTLRQAAEQAQGDLPLIGQTPAIERLRHTLRQIADTDVDVLVTGETGSGKEVVASLLHRWSRRAKGNFVALNCGALPETVIESELFGHEPGAFTGAQKKRIGRIEHSSGGTLFLDEIESMPPAIQVQMLRVLEMREVSPLGTNEVRPVDLRVVAAAKVDLSDPGQRGDFREDLYYRLNVVTLSIPPLRERRDDIPLLFGYFAERAASRFKREMPAITTTVRRHLQQHDWPGNVRELSHFAERFVLGLEATVLPKSVDAPMVEAGLSLPARVERYEAELIRETLQQNNGDVRKTIEALGIPRKTFYDKLQRHGIVRGDFADL